Genomic window (Rhea pennata isolate bPtePen1 chromosome 34, bPtePen1.pri, whole genome shotgun sequence):
GGCGGGGGGCCGCAGTGCCTGGGGGGCTTCTCCCGCTCTGGGACAGCGGCGCTTCTGCTGCAAgcggctttttttttcttccaggtgAACCGCACAGGTCCCGTCAACGGCTTCTCGTCACGCTGGCTGTGAGCCTGGCTTTGATTGTAGTCGTTGTTGCAGTGGCAGGTGAGGGAAGGGACAGGGGTGGTCGGGCGGTCGTTTTGCTTCACCGCAGCACCCTAGAGATGTCCATGCAGGCGTGGGAGGCGCTACTCCAGCACCTTGCTGTTCCCTCTTCAGTGAGCTGGCCCAACGGCCCCCAAGGTGCTGGCACCGCTGCCAAGCTGGGCTGCATCGATGGCTGGATCTGGTACCGGGGGATGTGCTACTACCTCTCTCAGGACGAGGGGAGCTGGGAGTCGAGCCAGCACAACTGCTCCTCGCTCGGGGCCTCGCTGGCCGTGATCAAGCGGGAGTGGGAAGTGGTGAGTGCGGGGGGCGTTGCGGCTGCGTGGGAGAGGGTCTCGCGGGAACAGAGCTGCCATCGCTGACCCTTGGGCGGTGTCCTCACGTCCGGGGGTGCTCGGCTGTGTCTGGAGCGAAGCAGAGCTCCTGCAAAGGAGGAGGAGCTTTATCCCAGCCAGTGTTTCCCTTTTGGGATGTTCTGTGTTCTTTGAGAATCCTGCTGTTCCGTTGGTGAATTACCCGATAGAGAGGTCAGGCGGCAGGGCGTgcgggcgggcagcagcagcaagtgccATGGGGCTGGCGGGAGCctggagccagcagcagctcgTGAGCGTTTAACCCTCTCTCCCTGCAGGATTTTCTCAGGCAATTTAAAGGCTCCATTGACTGCTGGTTTGGCCTGCGGCGAAGGGACGGGCGCCTGGTGTGGGTGGACAACACTGTCTACAACGAAACGTgagccccgccgcgccgcgctgcggcaGCCCCGGCAGAGAGCCCGTGCGAGGGGCCCGCCTGGGGCCGTCCCTCGCAGCCAGCCCCGTTTCCCTCCCGGCGCTCGAGGGGCTTGCGAATAACCTGCCATCGCCTTCCTTTGCTGTGCAGGTTCCCTGTTGACAGCCAAGGCGAGTGCGCCTACCTGAGCTACGAGGTCTTTGCCACATCAAGCTGCTCCATGCCGCGAGGTTACATCTGCAGCATGTCACAGGCTCCTGTGGGTGCGCTCTATCCACAGAAGCTGTCtgtgttcttgtttttctgtagcttcCTGCTAGCACAGGAGCTCAAGGGATAGTCCTCCATCCAGAAGTGTCTCTGCAAGTCTTCCTCCCGATACCATACTGTGCCTTACACCATGTCCAGAGAGGAACTAGCGTTACGGTGCTGAACTACTAAATTTTTCCAATTATCGTTGCTACATATTTATACTTAGGCTTTTTAGAATTATAGCATCATggaatgggtaaggttggaagggactgctggagatcatccagtctaaccccccctgctcaagcagggtcacctggagcatgttaggcagggttgcatccaggcaggctttgaatctctccagagaaggagactccacagcctccctgggcaacctgttccggtgctctgtcactctcacagtgaagaaattccgcctcatattcaggcggaacttcctgtggttcaggtGTTggcatttcctcttttcctatTGCATGGggctactggaaagagtttgtccctgtccccttgagACCTTCCCTTCAGGTTCTTACagacattgatgagatcccccctcagtctgctcttccgCAGGCTGAAggggcccagctctcgcagctattcctcacagggcaggtgctccagtcctctgatcatcctcgtagccctatgctggactctccccagtagctccatgtctctctcgtactggggagcctagaactggacacagtagagtagaggggcaggatcagctccgtcgacctgctggcaacactcttcctaatgcagcccaggagaccattggccttggcctacaagggcccattgctggctcatggtcaacctggCATCCAcgagcactcccaggtccttctctgcagagctgctctccagcaggttagcccccagcttgtactggtgcacagggtcattcctccctaggtgcaggactcggcacttgcccttgttgaacctcaggaggttcctctctgcccaactctccagcctggccaggtctctctgaatggctgcacagcccccaggtgtgtcagccactcctcccagcttgggatcatcgCGTGCCTGGAGGTCCtgcttcttgaagactggagtggcATTGGCTCTCTTCCAGTCCTCGGGCATCTCTCCTGTTCTGCAGCCCTCGGCAGAACTCGGTGCATTCCAGCTGCCCTCTCCCGTAAGGggcagctccaccacctcgccttcctggcgTGTCTCCTAAGCAGCGTGTAGCCGTCCAGGACGGGGCCTGCTTAGAAGCAATGAGGAGACCAAAGGAAACATGAAACTCCAGACCTAAATTTAGCAATTGGTGCGAACCATCACGTGGGGCCAGGGAAGTTCAGAGTGTGAGGGTGTAATTGCCCAGGATTTCCTTTGTTTGGGGTCCCTCTCTGCGCTGCTAGTTACGCGTGTAGCATTAAACTTGCATTATTCTACTTTGGGTTCGAACGTTCTGTTTCAGTGGGAACCtccaggaaggagggaaaggggcTGGCGGAGGGTgaataagaggaaaaagggagaatTAGAAGCAGAAGTAGAAAACGAGCCCGGTTTGGGGgcaagggaggagggggagggagggtgacGGTGCAGTAAATAGAAAAGGGTGAGGAAAAATAATACCGTTCTGGGAAAACGGAGGTGCGGAGGGATGGGAGCAGCGGGGTCCCGAGGTGCGCCGggcgttttttttttccccccaccagTGATGTTTCTGgctg
Coding sequences:
- the LOC134152882 gene encoding C-type lectin domain family 2 member D-like isoform X1, coding for MVPPVIFARKVACSFGEENSVSHDRQERTPSTRNRCSGSLGEPHRSRQRLLVTLAVSLALIVVVVAVAVSWPNGPQGAGTAAKLGCIDGWIWYRGMCYYLSQDEGSWESSQHNCSSLGASLAVIKREWEVDFLRQFKGSIDCWFGLRRRDGRLVWVDNTVYNETFPVDSQGECAYLSYEVFATSSCSMPRGYICSMSQAPVGALYPQKLSVFLFFCSFLLAQELKG
- the LOC134152882 gene encoding C-type lectin domain family 2 member D-like isoform X2: MVPPVIFARKVACSFGEENSVSHDRQERTPSTRNRCSGSLGEPHRSRQRLLVTLAVSLALIVVVVAVAVSWPNGPQGAGTAAKLGCIDGWIWYRGMCYYLSQDEGSWESSQHNCSSLGASLAVIKREWEVDFLRQFKGSIDCWFGLRRRDGRLVWVDNTVYNETFPVDSQGECAYLSYELPASTGAQGIVLHPEVSLQVFLPIPYCALHHVQRGTSVTVLNY